From the Balearica regulorum gibbericeps isolate bBalReg1 chromosome 4, bBalReg1.pri, whole genome shotgun sequence genome, one window contains:
- the FGF5 gene encoding fibroblast growth factor 5, with product MRPSFLLLLLLLLALPARARREQVPGGAQPGPAGRNAPAPSSLSSSAAAAAAAPSRFPRSRPGRRRGRLYCRVGIGFHLQLHPDGRVDGAHDVSPLSILEIFAVSQGIVGIRGVFSNKFLAMSKKGKLHASARFTADCQFRERFQENSYNTYASAVHRSPRSGRQWYVALNKRGKAKRGCSPRARPQHVSTHFLPRFRQPQPPELAFTVTLPEKKPPSPPKPQVVPSPPRKNPGPVKYRLKFRFG from the exons ATGCGCCcgtccttcctcctccttctcctccttctcctcgcTCTACCCGCCCGCGCCCGGCGGGAGCAGGTGCCCGGCGGGGCGcagccggggccggcgggccGCAACGCCCCCGcgccttcctctctctcctcttccgcggcggcggcggcggcggcgccgagCCGCTTCCCGCGGAGccgcccggggcggcggcggggccggctgTACTGCCGGGTGGGCATCGGCTTTCATCTCCAGCTGCACCCCGACGGCCGGGTGGACGGCGCCCACGACGTCAGCCCGCTCA gtattttggaaatatttgctGTGTCTCAGGGGATTGTAGGAATACGAGGAGTTTTCAGCAACAAATTTTTAGCGAtgtcaaaaaaaggaaaactccaTGCAAGT GCCCGGTTCACGGCGGACTGCCAGTTTCGGGAGCGCTTCCAGGAGAACAGCTACAACACTTATGCCTCGGCCGTCCACCGCAGCCCGCGCTCGGGCCGCCAGTGGTATGTGGCGCTCAACAAGCGGGGCAAAGCCAAGCGGGGGTGCAGTCCCCGTGCCCGGCCCCAGCACGTCTCCACGCACTTCCTCCCCCGCTTtcggcagccccagccccccgaGCTCGCCTTCACCGTCACCCTCCCCGAAAAGAAGCCCCCGTCGCCACCGAAACCGCAAGTTGTCCCATCTCCGCCTCGGAAAAACCCCGGCCCCGTCAAGTACCGGCTGAAGTTTCGCTTCGGGTAA